A part of Pectobacterium cacticida genomic DNA contains:
- a CDS encoding TIGR03750 family conjugal transfer protein — protein MQTIPFLPDRLNVEPVVFRGFTTSELGLAALFGALTGLLGSLFFIPLAGWVIIPTGMLLTPLLVIGFGGSWIVRIKRGKPENYIWQKLEEKKRHIGVGDKTLIIHSQGWSLRRRRDKGRS, from the coding sequence ATGCAGACCATTCCGTTTTTACCCGATCGCCTAAATGTGGAGCCTGTTGTATTTCGTGGATTTACCACCTCAGAACTGGGGCTTGCAGCGTTGTTTGGCGCTCTTACTGGCCTCCTGGGGTCTCTATTTTTTATTCCTCTTGCCGGATGGGTCATCATCCCTACCGGGATGCTCTTGACCCCTCTGTTAGTCATTGGTTTCGGAGGTAGTTGGATCGTGCGCATTAAACGCGGTAAACCTGAGAACTATATCTGGCAGAAGTTGGAGGAAAAAAAACGACATATTGGTGTAGGGGATAAGACGTTGATTATCCACTCTCAGGGATGGTCATTGCGCCGTAGACGCGATAAGGGACGATCATGA
- a CDS encoding TIGR03745 family integrating conjugative element membrane protein, with protein sequence MSMFRRFISFLFYIGMLSQSAFAALPSVEAPQSSGGSGLLGQAKGYLQDFIVLAGLVVAAIMFINVAIAAGHTFVEVRNERATWTKFGAIVLVGVVLLVAVIWLLGKSANILL encoded by the coding sequence ATGTCTATGTTTCGTCGTTTTATCTCATTCCTGTTTTACATTGGAATGTTATCACAGTCCGCTTTTGCGGCTTTGCCTTCGGTTGAGGCTCCCCAATCGAGTGGGGGATCGGGGTTGTTGGGGCAAGCGAAGGGCTATTTACAGGACTTTATTGTACTTGCCGGATTAGTAGTCGCCGCAATCATGTTTATTAACGTCGCTATTGCTGCGGGTCATACCTTCGTTGAAGTTCGTAATGAACGAGCAACCTGGACCAAGTTCGGCGCTATTGTCCTCGTCGGTGTTGTCCTGTTGGTTGCAGTCATCTGGTTGCTGGGCAAATCTGCCAACATTCTTTTGTAA
- a CDS encoding TIGR03758 family integrating conjugative element protein: MSMTAAQSSAFKSASGFDPQILSLICIGFLLASLFLWAAWALNDVWNGWANEKVRDAALGRFVFRTMLLLVMSIWIFAS, translated from the coding sequence ATGTCTATGACTGCCGCACAATCTTCAGCCTTTAAATCTGCATCTGGTTTCGATCCCCAAATACTCAGCCTCATTTGTATCGGCTTTCTGCTGGCCTCGCTGTTTCTGTGGGCTGCCTGGGCATTAAACGATGTCTGGAATGGGTGGGCTAACGAGAAAGTCAGAGATGCTGCGCTAGGGCGGTTTGTGTTCAGAACAATGCTTTTGTTGGTCATGAGCATTTGGATTTTTGCTAGTTAA
- a CDS encoding RAQPRD family integrative conjugative element protein, translated as MFSPSVRLACLLGASLLFTHAVNASEKDELASTQRLLDQVQASLERARVVAAQSDPADRARYHFDYQRITADLNAIRAGIDTYLAPSRAQPREASSIAGNYRRESP; from the coding sequence ATGTTTTCTCCCTCAGTCCGGCTTGCTTGTCTGCTTGGTGCTTCATTGCTGTTTACTCATGCCGTAAATGCATCAGAGAAAGACGAGCTAGCCAGCACGCAACGCCTACTCGATCAGGTCCAGGCCTCGCTGGAACGAGCCCGCGTTGTTGCTGCGCAATCTGACCCCGCCGATCGTGCCCGATACCACTTTGACTATCAACGTATTACTGCGGATTTGAATGCCATCAGAGCAGGTATTGATACCTATTTGGCGCCATCCCGGGCACAGCCGCGTGAAGCTAGCTCAATCGCCGGGAACTACCGTCGGGAGAGTCCCTGA
- a CDS encoding TIGR03747 family integrating conjugative element membrane protein encodes MAEPARNPSTQKPERPHGLLYNVLWGWPWKLIGIILGSLLLSLLIEYVGIAFFWPTEGAAHSQQVMNTELGYLSSEFKRSLLFSEPSVTVIHWINTGYHWAFVNSGFMDWVSNQYQMQANSHSELSRSLNAWSGWLAQSLREYLLATVYVTVVTLVRVTILVLSIPLFAMVVIVAIVEGLGRRDLRRFGAGYESSFLYHHAKRLVKPAFYVPAMLYLSWPMAVYPNLLLLPAALLFGTAITVTTATFKKYL; translated from the coding sequence ATGGCCGAACCTGCGCGTAATCCCTCCACACAAAAGCCAGAGCGGCCACATGGATTGCTTTATAACGTATTGTGGGGCTGGCCATGGAAGTTGATTGGTATCATTTTGGGTTCGCTATTACTGAGTTTGCTGATTGAATACGTGGGCATTGCCTTCTTCTGGCCAACGGAAGGGGCGGCACACAGTCAGCAGGTAATGAACACTGAACTGGGCTATTTATCTTCAGAATTCAAACGAAGTCTGTTGTTTTCCGAGCCATCTGTCACCGTGATCCATTGGATCAACACCGGCTATCACTGGGCATTTGTCAACAGTGGCTTTATGGATTGGGTCAGTAATCAATATCAGATGCAGGCAAACAGTCATAGTGAACTCAGTCGTAGCTTAAACGCCTGGAGTGGTTGGCTGGCACAATCATTGCGGGAATATTTGCTGGCCACTGTTTATGTCACGGTGGTGACGCTGGTGAGGGTCACCATCCTGGTTCTCTCGATACCCTTGTTTGCGATGGTGGTAATTGTGGCCATCGTCGAAGGGCTCGGGCGTCGTGACTTGCGGCGCTTTGGTGCAGGCTATGAATCCAGTTTTCTCTATCACCATGCCAAACGTCTGGTGAAACCTGCGTTTTATGTCCCTGCCATGCTGTACCTGTCCTGGCCGATGGCGGTCTACCCTAATTTATTACTGTTGCCGGCAGCACTGCTGTTTGGGACCGCGATTACAGTAACTACTGCCACATTTAAAAAATACCTGTGA
- the traD gene encoding type IV conjugative transfer system coupling protein TraD, whose translation MSDRYVIEALLRPAVELNTAAVSATAAFVCMQAPWAIALAPSVSYMTAGGFAVLAMVRTRQGMKVLRYRRNLRRLPRYVMSSKQIPVSKRRLFIGKGFMWTQKHTQRLRDTLRPEVERYIQPSTLYQAARKLENVSEHSLPWLTRLLSVDSPLNPVRPLPPVGGKPVLHGIEPDEVNVTMPLADRPGHTIVLGTTRVGKTRLAELFITQDIRRGDVTIVFDPKGDPDLLRRVWAEAHRAGRGDSLYIFHLGWPEISARYNAVGRFGRVSEVASRISGQLAGEGNSAAFKEFAWRFVNIVARALVALGERPDYTLIMRYVNNIADLYLRYAEKIIEEELPELQLQIRNNLGVLTDEDVPRNMQGQPNSVGIWAIEVALSSEVGKALYDPILDGLRSAVRYDRTYFDKIVASLLPLLEKLTTGKTASLLSPDYLDMDDPRPIFDWEQIVRKRGVVYIGLDALTDSEVATAVGNSMFADLVSVAGHIYKHGINAGLPQQKEEKAVINLHCDEFNELMGDEFIPLINKGGGAGVQVTAYTQTSSDIEARIGNAAKTAQVIGNFNTLIMLRVRDNKTAELLTTQLPQVEIYSKTLVSGHSDTANVETGQDFTSSTQDRVGTIKTPLIEPSDVVSLPKGQAFALLEGGQLWKIRMPLPANDLNDAMMPANLQAVATEMRRNYRSSEGWWNGSSVGGE comes from the coding sequence ATGAGCGATCGTTATGTCATTGAAGCGTTGCTACGACCAGCCGTTGAACTGAATACAGCCGCGGTATCTGCCACTGCTGCATTTGTCTGTATGCAAGCGCCGTGGGCGATTGCGCTGGCCCCGTCAGTGAGTTACATGACGGCCGGTGGGTTTGCTGTTCTGGCCATGGTACGTACTCGGCAGGGGATGAAAGTGCTGCGTTACCGTCGTAATTTACGACGACTACCGCGCTATGTGATGAGTAGTAAGCAAATTCCAGTCAGCAAACGGCGGCTGTTTATCGGTAAGGGATTTATGTGGACGCAGAAACACACTCAGCGACTGCGTGACACGCTACGTCCGGAAGTAGAACGCTACATTCAGCCATCAACGTTATATCAGGCAGCTCGTAAACTGGAGAATGTGTCAGAACACAGTTTGCCTTGGCTTACCAGGTTGTTAAGCGTCGATTCTCCGCTGAACCCAGTACGACCTTTGCCACCTGTCGGCGGGAAGCCGGTTTTGCATGGTATTGAACCGGATGAAGTGAATGTCACCATGCCACTGGCCGATCGCCCCGGGCATACCATTGTTTTGGGTACGACTCGTGTTGGAAAAACACGGTTGGCCGAACTGTTTATTACCCAGGATATCCGCCGTGGTGATGTGACGATCGTCTTTGATCCAAAAGGCGATCCTGATTTATTACGTCGTGTATGGGCTGAAGCACATCGAGCTGGGCGAGGTGATTCGCTCTACATCTTCCATCTAGGTTGGCCCGAAATATCAGCCCGTTATAACGCAGTTGGGCGGTTTGGGCGTGTATCCGAAGTGGCATCGCGTATTTCTGGTCAACTGGCAGGGGAAGGGAACAGTGCTGCATTTAAAGAATTTGCGTGGCGTTTCGTAAATATTGTAGCCAGAGCTTTGGTTGCATTGGGTGAGCGGCCTGACTACACGCTGATTATGCGTTACGTTAACAATATTGCGGATCTGTATCTGCGCTATGCTGAGAAAATCATTGAAGAAGAACTGCCCGAGCTACAACTGCAGATACGTAATAACCTAGGGGTACTTACTGATGAAGATGTTCCCCGAAATATGCAGGGTCAGCCTAATAGCGTTGGCATCTGGGCGATAGAAGTTGCATTAAGCTCTGAAGTTGGCAAGGCACTCTATGATCCGATTCTTGATGGTCTGCGTAGTGCGGTTCGCTATGACCGAACCTATTTCGATAAAATTGTGGCATCGCTATTGCCGCTACTGGAGAAACTGACTACGGGTAAGACTGCATCTCTTCTGTCCCCGGATTATCTTGATATGGACGACCCCCGTCCCATTTTCGATTGGGAACAAATTGTTCGCAAACGGGGCGTTGTGTATATCGGCCTGGATGCCCTTACAGATAGTGAGGTTGCGACAGCGGTCGGCAACAGCATGTTTGCCGACCTTGTCAGCGTTGCTGGCCATATTTATAAACATGGAATTAATGCCGGGCTCCCGCAACAGAAAGAGGAAAAGGCTGTTATCAACTTGCACTGCGATGAATTCAATGAGCTTATGGGCGATGAATTCATTCCGCTGATCAACAAGGGCGGTGGTGCCGGCGTTCAAGTAACCGCCTATACGCAAACGTCATCGGATATCGAAGCGCGTATCGGCAATGCTGCGAAAACGGCTCAGGTCATTGGTAACTTCAATACACTGATCATGCTGCGTGTCCGGGACAACAAAACCGCAGAATTGCTTACGACGCAGCTGCCTCAGGTTGAGATCTACAGTAAAACGTTGGTTTCTGGTCACTCGGATACGGCTAATGTTGAGACTGGCCAGGATTTTACTTCAAGCACACAGGACCGTGTCGGCACGATAAAAACTCCGCTGATTGAACCGTCTGATGTTGTTAGTTTACCTAAAGGCCAAGCGTTCGCCCTGCTTGAGGGGGGACAGTTGTGGAAAATCAGGATGCCACTGCCGGCGAATGATTTGAATGATGCAATGATGCCAGCCAATTTGCAGGCTGTAGCCACAGAGATGCGCCGTAACTACCGATCCAGTGAGGGATGGTGGAACGGTAGTTCAGTTGGGGGGGAGTAA
- a CDS encoding restriction endonuclease: MIPQRPYLAEAVIADPALIVVPILFFILTVAVISMLFRWRGKASVRRHRRYRKTAERLLKRLPTLAGDAQRFSYLRRVNPYVFEELLLLAMERQGLKVIRNASYSGDGGLDGQVFIAGQRWLIQAKRYSRAIDPAHIAAFSALLIQHRCCGLFIHTGRTGVKSKQFTTSSHHRAFPLHIISGQQLLALLAGNPAWINLKGRKYEDFH; this comes from the coding sequence ATGATCCCACAGCGTCCATATCTGGCTGAGGCTGTGATTGCAGACCCTGCCTTGATTGTTGTGCCTATTCTTTTTTTCATTCTTACTGTTGCCGTTATAAGCATGTTGTTCCGCTGGCGTGGCAAAGCTAGCGTGCGTCGCCATCGGCGTTATCGTAAAACGGCCGAACGCTTGTTAAAAAGACTCCCTACCTTGGCAGGCGATGCACAGCGTTTTTCCTATCTCCGTCGTGTTAATCCGTATGTGTTCGAAGAACTCCTTTTACTGGCAATGGAGCGTCAGGGATTAAAGGTGATTCGCAATGCATCATACAGCGGTGACGGCGGATTGGATGGGCAGGTCTTTATTGCAGGGCAACGTTGGTTAATCCAGGCAAAACGCTATAGCAGAGCAATAGATCCCGCGCACATCGCTGCATTCTCGGCATTACTGATACAGCATCGGTGTTGCGGACTATTTATTCATACCGGACGTACTGGAGTTAAAAGCAAGCAGTTCACAACATCAAGTCATCATAGGGCTTTTCCCCTTCATATCATCAGCGGTCAGCAATTACTGGCATTATTGGCCGGCAATCCAGCTTGGATAAATTTAAAAGGTAGAAAATATGAAGATTTCCATTAA
- a CDS encoding integrating conjugative element protein translates to MKIISASTLCFLAIPFFVHAELNIVADLGGKDTASFFDGINRQDNNEANNTESRTWLGQSGEGAMLPVLTPELTVGIEASRTLNLPGIGALFLVGDDPASRSWLQINAAKLSQMKAVGLIVNVTDMAAVQSLRTLVPDVQMAPASGSELARRLQLRHYPALITETSVSSEVQP, encoded by the coding sequence ATGAAAATTATTTCTGCATCTACGCTGTGTTTTCTGGCGATCCCGTTCTTTGTTCATGCAGAACTGAATATTGTCGCTGATTTGGGAGGGAAAGATACCGCATCGTTCTTTGATGGTATTAACCGCCAGGACAATAACGAAGCCAATAATACTGAAAGCCGTACCTGGCTAGGTCAGTCAGGGGAAGGGGCGATGCTGCCGGTGTTGACGCCAGAGCTAACCGTTGGTATTGAAGCATCAAGAACGCTAAATTTGCCTGGAATTGGTGCGTTATTTCTCGTTGGAGACGATCCCGCATCACGTTCCTGGTTGCAAATTAATGCTGCAAAACTGAGCCAGATGAAGGCTGTCGGTTTAATCGTTAATGTAACGGATATGGCTGCGGTTCAGTCCCTGCGAACACTGGTTCCTGATGTGCAGATGGCCCCTGCATCAGGTAGTGAGTTAGCTCGCCGGCTACAATTGCGACATTATCCCGCGCTGATCACGGAGACCTCTGTATCCTCAGAGGTACAACCATGA
- a CDS encoding transglycosylase SLT domain-containing protein, translating into MLVIFSIFSSSVNASRQPVPDGYQRVAYLHQVPPELFYAQSLQESSRKLPHGVRPWPWSLNVQGRSYQYDSRLEAWQALQRFLKTVPHKNIDVGLGQVNWGWNGRRFANSWEAFEPYTNLNVSAQILRECYERKPGSWLRAVGCYHRPAGGAPAARYISAVQRKLAMIEPIEASHLPDIAPTTQLVWIEPRSVK; encoded by the coding sequence ATGCTGGTTATCTTCAGCATTTTTTCTTCCAGTGTTAACGCATCACGACAACCGGTGCCTGACGGGTATCAGCGTGTTGCGTATTTACATCAGGTTCCGCCTGAACTGTTCTATGCACAATCATTACAGGAGTCTAGCCGCAAGCTGCCTCATGGCGTTCGCCCCTGGCCCTGGAGTCTGAATGTTCAGGGGAGAAGCTATCAATATGACAGCCGACTGGAAGCCTGGCAGGCACTACAACGTTTTCTGAAGACGGTACCACATAAAAACATTGATGTTGGATTAGGGCAGGTTAACTGGGGTTGGAACGGTCGTCGTTTTGCAAACTCCTGGGAGGCGTTTGAACCCTACACCAATCTGAATGTTTCAGCACAAATTCTACGTGAATGCTACGAGAGAAAACCGGGCAGCTGGTTACGAGCTGTTGGTTGTTACCATCGCCCTGCCGGCGGAGCTCCAGCTGCAAGATACATTTCTGCGGTACAGCGCAAGCTGGCCATGATTGAACCGATTGAAGCTTCTCACCTTCCTGATATTGCTCCTACCACTCAACTTGTCTGGATCGAACCCCGGAGTGTCAAATAA
- a CDS encoding TIGR03759 family integrating conjugative element protein, whose protein sequence is MKVKAMALMLTLAGTAHASVNTSIHVTPESNSQTRVVDQGLSHLQSTQWGLTDEEWARYQDMMRGKTGIQSPGLDPLTTLGIEARSDAERRQLAEKWVKEEFQRTEKILKFQREVDAAWGRIYPNALPVNMGNAGGVAHDNGGRLALFVKSQDCGNCNSRLAAVLADERPVDIYLVDSGGDDNKLREWARERNIPVERVRNRQITLNHDGGRWIRFGNGLMPVLLQQGESGWRVAAF, encoded by the coding sequence ATGAAAGTGAAAGCAATGGCGCTAATGCTTACTTTAGCAGGAACGGCACACGCCTCCGTCAATACCAGCATTCATGTTACGCCTGAGTCGAATTCACAAACTCGAGTGGTTGATCAGGGATTGTCTCACCTTCAGTCGACACAGTGGGGGTTGACCGATGAAGAATGGGCTCGATATCAGGACATGATGCGAGGGAAAACGGGCATTCAGTCGCCGGGATTGGATCCGTTAACCACCCTGGGTATTGAAGCTCGCAGCGATGCAGAACGGCGGCAGTTAGCAGAGAAGTGGGTAAAGGAAGAATTTCAGCGCACTGAAAAGATCTTGAAATTTCAGCGTGAGGTGGATGCGGCTTGGGGGCGTATTTATCCGAATGCATTGCCAGTCAACATGGGCAATGCAGGCGGTGTTGCACACGATAACGGTGGTCGATTGGCGTTATTTGTGAAATCCCAGGATTGCGGCAACTGTAATTCGCGCCTCGCAGCCGTTCTGGCGGATGAACGCCCGGTTGACATCTATCTGGTTGACAGCGGTGGGGATGACAACAAACTGCGTGAATGGGCCAGAGAGCGCAATATCCCAGTGGAGCGAGTGCGTAATCGCCAAATCACATTGAACCATGATGGCGGTCGTTGGATTCGATTTGGTAATGGACTGATGCCAGTGTTGTTGCAGCAGGGAGAAAGTGGATGGCGTGTCGCTGCCTTCTGA
- a CDS encoding DUF2786 domain-containing protein yields the protein MKNEEEKEKYMEKIQKLLHLAKRSTNEHEAANAISQAQNLMHKFGLSELDINLKSIKEFQSEHCPSNATKLPEYVVSLANMLCYAFGVHCYYTWTRNHRRSVAFYGPTERPQIAAYGFDVLSVQLVKARSEFIASQNKRIKRSTKTNRADQFCAGWVRGARNAINRFAVEPEEQQLMSLYYKQISEGFSELKSREAKRCRGDDDAYHAGYHLGKDARLHQAVGGKSIIGIEY from the coding sequence ATGAAAAATGAAGAAGAAAAAGAAAAATACATGGAGAAAATCCAAAAACTCCTCCATTTAGCAAAACGCAGTACAAATGAGCATGAGGCCGCTAATGCTATTAGCCAGGCTCAGAATCTAATGCATAAATTTGGCTTGAGCGAGTTAGATATCAATCTGAAATCGATTAAAGAATTTCAGAGCGAGCATTGTCCGTCAAATGCGACAAAACTCCCAGAATACGTGGTCAGTTTGGCCAACATGCTGTGCTATGCATTCGGTGTGCATTGTTATTACACTTGGACACGGAACCATCGACGTTCTGTTGCATTCTACGGTCCTACAGAACGGCCGCAGATTGCTGCATATGGATTCGATGTATTGAGTGTTCAGTTAGTTAAAGCCCGTAGCGAGTTTATTGCCTCACAAAACAAGCGCATCAAACGCAGCACTAAAACCAATCGCGCAGATCAATTTTGTGCAGGTTGGGTAAGAGGAGCTCGCAATGCCATTAACCGGTTTGCTGTTGAACCGGAAGAGCAGCAACTAATGTCGCTGTATTATAAGCAGATCTCCGAAGGATTTAGCGAACTTAAAAGCCGGGAGGCGAAACGCTGTCGTGGGGATGATGATGCATATCATGCGGGCTATCATTTGGGTAAAGATGCTCGACTGCATCAAGCGGTCGGAGGGAAATCAATAATAGGTATTGAATATTGA
- a CDS encoding Lar family restriction alleviation protein has protein sequence MKIKELEIYGEPGQFAGSFNDDGTHAGFELKPCPFCGSKEYLELCNTWTPYFWVECECGAKARLVGVDNDAAHKAATSEIARGLYEKAMGDAVNAWNTRTEFRD, from the coding sequence ATGAAAATCAAAGAGCTGGAAATTTATGGAGAGCCTGGCCAGTTTGCAGGTTCATTTAATGACGATGGCACTCATGCTGGGTTTGAGTTGAAGCCTTGCCCGTTTTGCGGAAGCAAAGAATATCTTGAGTTATGCAACACGTGGACACCGTATTTTTGGGTTGAGTGTGAGTGCGGTGCGAAGGCACGTCTGGTAGGTGTCGACAATGATGCGGCCCATAAAGCAGCAACATCAGAAATCGCCCGCGGGTTATATGAAAAGGCTATGGGTGATGCGGTCAATGCCTGGAACACGCGAACTGAGTTTCGGGACTGA